The Ruficoccus amylovorans region ACAAGACCAACCGCAGCTTCTCCGATCCCTACGACCCGGTCTCAGAAAACATCGACTCGGCGATGAAGACCCAGATCGTCGACTCCTTTGGCATCGACTACGACAGCCTCAGCGCCTACCGCCAGCAGCGCCTCGAAGACGCCTTCGACCGCAGCATGGGCGGAGTGCCGCTCACCGGCACCAGCGCCCCCTCCGGCTACGTCGGCGGCAGCACCACCATCGACTCGCTCAACTACGGCGGCTACGACGCGCTCACGATGGAGCTTTGCCACCAGTTCAGCCAGGACACCGGTCTGGGCTGGACCAGCTACGCCCACACCGCCGTGCCGATCCCTGTCATGGCGATGGGCTTTGACGACTACCGCTTCGCCGGTTTCTACGACAACACCGACATCGCCAAGAGCATTGCCGCCGCCATGCGTGTCTCGCACGACCTGCCGCACGTCGTCGCGGTCGAGGACTGATTCCCGCCACCTGTACTGCTGCATCAACCATCAAGGTTACCGCAAAAAAACACGGCGTGGCGGGTTCATCCCCGCCACGCCCTTTTTGCATGAATGATTACGGGCTTACGTAGCCCGCCCCTGTCTTCAAAACCAAACACTCACCGCATGCCCACGCCGCTCCATAAAAAACTGCTCAGCCGCGACGCGCTCTTCTGCGCCTTTTTCGCCGTGCTGTGCCTCGTGCTGTGTTTCGTCGATCTGAACCACTTCCGCGACGACGAGGCGCAAAGTAACCTGCGTCACCACCGCGCACGTGTCCTCGAGGCCGACGATTCCGGCATGCGCGTCAACCTCATGCTGCGCTCCGGAGCGCAGCGGCTCCAGGTCGAGCTTTTGAACGGCCCGAACAAGGGCGAGATCATCACCGCCGACAACATGCTCACCGGGCAGCTCGCGCTCGACGAGTACTTCCAGCCCGGCGACGACCTGCTTCTGCAATACACACTCGGCCCTGATGGCAAGGCTCGCGCCGGAGTCGCCCGCGGCCACTACCGCGTGCGCGGCGAACTGCTGATGTGCGCGCTCTTTGTCGCGTTGCTGCTGGCCGTGGCCGGGAGCACCGGGGCCAAGGCGCTGCTCTCGTTCGCCTTCTCCGCGCTCATGATCTGGAAGGTGATGATCCCGCTCTTTCTCGACGGCAAGAACCCGGTCCTCATCGGCATGGCCGTCGTCCTCGTCCTGACTGCGTGCATCTGCTTCCTCGTCGGCGGGCTCAGCCGCCGGGGCTTGGCCTCCTTTCTGGGGGCCGTGCTCGGGCTGGCCGTGACTTGTGTACTGGCGCTGTTTTTCACCGACGCCTTTCGTATCAGCGGCGCGGTTCGCCCGTTCAGCGAGACGCTTCTCTACTCGGGTTTTTACGACCTGAAGCTGACTCCGATCTTCATCGCCTCCATCGTCATCGGCTGCTCCGGGGCGATGATGGACCTGTCGATGGACATCGCCAGCGCGATGCACGAGATCAAGGACAAGAGCCCTGCGCTGGGCCTGTGGGAGCACATCAAGTCCGGCCTCTCCGTCGGACGGGCCGTCACCGGCACGATGACAACGACCCTCCTGCTCGCCTACTCCAGCAGTTACATCACCATGCTGATGCTTTTCGCCTCGCAGGGGATGCCCCTGGCCCGCATCGCCAACATCAACTACGTCGCGGCGGAGTTTCTCAACATCATGGTCGGCAGTTTCGGCCTCGTGACTGTCGCTCCGTTCACCGCGCTAGTCAGCGGTCTTATCTGGCGAAACGGCCCCGCTTCTAACCCCAACACCACTCCTCCCGCCACCGGCCAGCAGCCCGCCTGAGCGGAATATCTCTCCGGCCTTTATGTGAAACGGGTTCGAAGAAGCGCTGCCGGCCTGATGTTAGATATATTTTGCATACGCCCAAAAAGGACAGCTTGACCGATACGCACATTCGGGCGTAATTATAGGTGCTTTTCAGGGGTAAAGCATGAGATTTCCAACCTTCCGGCCTCGACTGGTCGAGTGCCTCCACGGGTACAACTTCGGACAATTCAGGACAGACCTGATCGCCGGCATCACAGTTGGCATTGTCGCCCTGCCGCTGGCCATGGCCTTCGCCATCGCTTCGGGCGTGCCCCCGCAGGCGGGTATTTTTACCGCCGTCATCGCGGGCTTCATCATCTCGGCCTTCGGCGGCTCACGGGTACAGATCGGCGGGCCGACCGGCGCGTTCATCGTCATCGTCTATGGCATCCTGACCGAGTACGGCGCGGCCAACCTCGCCCTGTGCACGATCATGGCGGGGGTCATCCTGCTCATCATGGGCTTTGCCGGACTGGGACAGGCCATTAAATTCATCCCCTA contains the following coding sequences:
- a CDS encoding YibE/F family protein, translating into MPTPLHKKLLSRDALFCAFFAVLCLVLCFVDLNHFRDDEAQSNLRHHRARVLEADDSGMRVNLMLRSGAQRLQVELLNGPNKGEIITADNMLTGQLALDEYFQPGDDLLLQYTLGPDGKARAGVARGHYRVRGELLMCALFVALLLAVAGSTGAKALLSFAFSALMIWKVMIPLFLDGKNPVLIGMAVVLVLTACICFLVGGLSRRGLASFLGAVLGLAVTCVLALFFTDAFRISGAVRPFSETLLYSGFYDLKLTPIFIASIVIGCSGAMMDLSMDIASAMHEIKDKSPALGLWEHIKSGLSVGRAVTGTMTTTLLLAYSSSYITMLMLFASQGMPLARIANINYVAAEFLNIMVGSFGLVTVAPFTALVSGLIWRNGPASNPNTTPPATGQQPA